The following coding sequences are from one Maniola hyperantus chromosome 7, iAphHyp1.2, whole genome shotgun sequence window:
- the LOC117983965 gene encoding uncharacterized protein, whose protein sequence is MRARRARELAAFADLHALFQEQERPLAVYAISMAWFRQWQAFVRNKARRPPPPVDNRSIITEQEIDGKTTYMLKPGSDHAQLSEELWRFFTDIYGGGPEVRLKSPASPLPDSTQPAFTNTRKLSRKYSESDREDYCTKSTSEMNIRDSIPGSLQKNQSLQNINRRFKPAKADSDEEITYRHFQYKRHEPNGNYDSDEDMDISPTQSYTNTVRMENGIDSSDHDANDNLVFVKDKTGHTDTELSNLDSISLKNKASKGGKVRKIKRRTVK, encoded by the exons ATGCgtgcgcggcgggcgcgggaACTGGCTGCCTTCGCCGACTTGCACGCTCTCTTCCAG GAGCAAGAGCGCCCCCTGGCAGTATACGCCATCAGTATGGCGTGGTTCCGGCAGTGGCAGGCCTTCGTGCGCAACAaggcgcgccgcccgccgccgcccgtCGACAACCGCAGCATTATCACTGAACAG GAGATCGACGGTAAAACAACGTACATGCTAAAACCTGGTTCCGATCACGCCCAACTCAGCGAAGAACTGTGGAGGTTCTTCACAGATATATATGGGGGAGGTCCAGAGGTGCGCCTCAAGTCTCCCGCCTCGCCCCTTCCCGACTCCACGCAACCTGCCTTCACTAACACTAGGAAACTGTCCCGGAAATACTCCGAGTCCGATAGAGAGGACTACTGTACCAAGTCGACATCAGAAATGAACATCCGAGATTCGATCCCAGGGTCTCTCCAAAAGAACCAGTCCCTACAAAACATCAACCGAAGATTCAAACCGGCCAAAGCTGACTCTGACGAAGAAATAACCTACAGACACTTCCAATACAAACGGCACGAGCCTAACGGAAACTACGACTCGGACGAAGACATGGACATCAGCCCCACCCAAAGTTACACTAACACGGTACGCATGGAGAACGGAATAGACAGCTCCGATCACGATGCCAACGATAACCTCGTGTTCGTTAAAGATAAAACCGGACACACGGACACGGAATTATCAAATTTAGATAGTATATCCCTCAAAAATAAGGCCTCGAAAGGGGGTAAAgtgagaaaaattaaaagacgGACAGTGAAATGA